A region from the uncultured Draconibacterium sp. genome encodes:
- the uvrA gene encoding excinuclease ABC subunit UvrA, which produces MTKTKFDTDTEIELTELDSEEKIVVQGARVHNLRNIDVEIPRNKLTVITGLSGSGKSSLAFDTIYAEGQRRYIETFSAYARSFLGNMERPDVDKITGLSPVISIEQKVTTRNPRSTVGTVTEIYDFLRLLYARAGEAFSYNTGEKMVKYTEEKIIQLIKTDFAGKRINILAPVVKGRKGHYRELFEQIRRKGFLTARIDGELTELMHNHKVDRYKNHFIEILIDKLVVDEASTKRLKESVQTAMKHGHGILMILDHDTNEAKYYSRLLMCPTTGISYNEPAPHNFSFNSPQGACPKCNGLGRVTEIDLDKIMPEKNKSIAKGGIAPLGAYKNTLIFWQIEALGEKHGFTLKTPVKDIPEEGLNEVLFGTNERIQLKNTPLGNSMNYMMSYDGVIKYIDSQREEHTSKTAQKWANQFVKTIECPECKSMRLKKESLHFKIDGKNISELAKMDLDELGLWLDGLENRISDRQRKIGSEVIKEIRDRLGFMLGVGLNYLALDRTAQSLSGGESQRIRLATQIGSQLVNVLYILDEPSIGLHHRDNLKLIQALEQLRDSGNSVIVVEHDRDTMLHADHLIDMGPHAGRHGGEVVAAGLPQEVLKAPTLTADYLNNRKKIEVPAKRRNGKSDILKITGCSGNNLNNVTAEIPLGKFICVTGVSGSGKSTLINETLQPILSQHFYNSLKDPLPYKKVEGLEHIDKVIRVDQSPIGRTPRSNPVTYTNVFGDIRSLFAQLPEAKIRGYKPGRFSFNVKGGRCEECQGGGLKLIEMNFLPDVYVHCDKCNGKRYNRETLEVRYKGKSISDVLNMTINQGVEFFEHIPSIANKLTTLQDVGLGYITLGQSSTTLSGGESQRVKLAAELAKRDTGKTVYILDEPTTGLHFEDVRVLLEVLNKLVDKGNTVIVIEHNMDVIKVADHIIDIGPEGGKHGGKILCAGTPEEVCKNKKSHTARYLKQELQQA; this is translated from the coding sequence ATGACGAAAACGAAATTCGATACAGATACAGAAATTGAACTTACCGAGCTCGATTCAGAAGAGAAAATTGTGGTGCAGGGGGCAAGGGTTCATAATCTTCGAAATATTGATGTTGAAATACCGCGAAATAAGCTGACTGTAATCACCGGTTTAAGTGGCAGTGGTAAGTCATCGCTGGCTTTTGATACAATATATGCCGAAGGGCAGCGGAGGTATATTGAAACGTTTTCGGCTTATGCCCGCTCGTTTTTAGGCAATATGGAACGCCCTGATGTGGATAAGATTACAGGCTTAAGCCCCGTTATTTCAATTGAGCAAAAGGTTACCACCCGAAATCCGCGCTCAACGGTGGGGACCGTAACTGAAATTTACGATTTTTTGCGTTTGCTTTATGCACGTGCCGGTGAAGCGTTCTCATACAATACCGGCGAAAAAATGGTAAAGTATACCGAAGAAAAAATTATTCAGCTGATTAAGACTGATTTTGCAGGGAAACGAATTAATATTCTGGCACCGGTGGTAAAAGGCCGTAAAGGCCATTACCGCGAATTATTTGAGCAGATTAGACGAAAAGGCTTTTTAACTGCCCGGATTGATGGAGAGCTAACCGAGTTAATGCATAACCATAAGGTAGACCGCTATAAAAACCACTTTATCGAAATTTTGATTGATAAACTGGTGGTTGACGAAGCCAGTACCAAACGCCTGAAAGAGAGTGTGCAAACAGCCATGAAGCACGGCCACGGAATTTTAATGATTCTCGACCACGACACGAACGAAGCAAAATATTACAGCCGTTTGTTAATGTGTCCCACCACCGGAATCTCCTACAACGAGCCGGCACCGCATAATTTCTCGTTTAACTCGCCACAGGGGGCCTGCCCAAAATGCAATGGTCTGGGCCGGGTTACCGAGATCGACCTCGATAAAATTATGCCCGAAAAAAACAAGAGCATTGCCAAAGGAGGGATTGCTCCGCTTGGAGCCTATAAAAACACCTTAATTTTTTGGCAAATTGAAGCCTTGGGCGAAAAGCATGGGTTTACGCTAAAAACGCCGGTTAAAGATATTCCGGAAGAGGGATTAAATGAAGTATTGTTTGGCACCAACGAACGTATTCAGCTAAAAAATACACCCCTTGGCAACAGCATGAACTACATGATGAGCTACGACGGTGTGATAAAATATATTGACAGCCAACGGGAAGAACATACTTCCAAAACCGCTCAGAAATGGGCCAACCAATTTGTAAAAACGATCGAGTGTCCCGAATGTAAAAGTATGCGCTTGAAAAAAGAATCGCTTCACTTTAAAATTGATGGGAAGAATATTTCGGAATTGGCAAAAATGGACCTCGATGAATTGGGACTTTGGTTGGATGGATTAGAAAACCGGATCTCCGATCGGCAACGAAAAATCGGCAGCGAGGTAATCAAGGAAATTCGCGACCGGCTGGGTTTTATGCTGGGTGTTGGATTAAATTACCTGGCCCTCGACCGCACTGCCCAAAGTCTCTCGGGAGGAGAATCGCAACGAATTCGCCTGGCAACACAAATTGGTTCGCAACTGGTTAATGTGCTGTATATTCTCGACGAACCCAGCATTGGACTGCACCATCGCGATAACCTGAAACTAATTCAGGCACTGGAGCAATTGCGCGATTCGGGCAATTCGGTAATTGTGGTTGAGCACGACCGCGATACCATGTTACACGCCGACCATTTAATAGACATGGGGCCACACGCCGGGCGGCATGGCGGAGAGGTGGTAGCGGCCGGATTACCCCAAGAGGTGCTAAAAGCGCCAACCTTAACAGCCGATTACCTGAATAACCGGAAAAAGATTGAAGTACCGGCGAAGCGACGAAACGGAAAATCGGATATCTTAAAAATTACCGGCTGTTCCGGAAATAACCTTAATAATGTTACAGCAGAAATTCCATTGGGCAAATTTATTTGTGTTACAGGTGTTTCCGGTTCCGGCAAATCAACTTTAATTAACGAAACGCTGCAACCCATTTTAAGTCAGCATTTTTATAACTCATTAAAAGATCCGTTACCTTATAAAAAAGTTGAAGGACTGGAACATATCGACAAAGTAATTCGGGTTGACCAGTCGCCCATTGGCCGGACTCCGCGCTCAAATCCGGTTACTTATACCAATGTTTTTGGCGATATAAGAAGTTTATTTGCCCAGTTGCCCGAAGCAAAAATACGGGGCTACAAACCGGGGCGCTTTTCGTTTAACGTTAAAGGCGGACGCTGCGAGGAATGCCAGGGCGGGGGATTAAAGCTTATTGAAATGAACTTTCTGCCCGATGTGTATGTGCATTGTGATAAGTGTAACGGTAAGAGGTATAACCGCGAAACACTGGAGGTGCGTTACAAAGGAAAGTCAATCAGCGATGTGCTGAATATGACCATTAACCAGGGTGTTGAGTTTTTTGAACACATTCCTTCAATCGCCAATAAACTAACCACCTTGCAAGATGTTGGCCTGGGGTATATTACACTTGGGCAATCATCAACAACACTATCAGGGGGCGAATCGCAACGGGTAAAATTGGCAGCCGAATTGGCAAAACGCGACACCGGAAAAACAGTTTATATTCTTGATGAGCCTACAACAGGACTACATTTTGAAGATGTGAGGGTACTGCTTGAGGTGTTAAATAAACTTGTTGATAAAGGAAATACGGTTATTGTAATTGAACACAATATGGATGTAATAAAAGTAGCCGACCACATTATCGATATTGGACCGGAAGGTGGAAAGCATGGCGGGAAAATTTTATGTGCAGGTACACCCGAAGAGGTTTGTAAAAATAAAAAATCGCACACTGCCCGTTATTTAAAGCAAGAGTTACAGCAAGCGTAA
- a CDS encoding lytic transglycosylase domain-containing protein, protein MKTKNWRRIIWPFLMLANVVVVLSILLSAMPASNEVAVKKEVKHRAVELPEAVSFAGEPMPLDRFYVKESLDRELLSNAYFHSQTIRYIKLVPRYFHVIEPILKEHGIPDDFKYLAVAESGLNPRAVSPARAVGFWQLMEGTAKDYGLEINSEVDERYHIEKATHVACEYLKDAYKKFGNWTMVAAAYNRGMNGINRQMDRQMEEDYYDLLITTETARYVYRIVALKLILENPERYNFYVAENEKYPVIKTKKVEIKGSVDNFAEFAHKQGVSYKVLKDFNPWLRENNLTYSGRKRYWVEIPEK, encoded by the coding sequence ATGAAGACAAAAAACTGGAGAAGAATTATTTGGCCATTTCTGATGTTGGCTAATGTGGTGGTGGTACTAAGTATTTTACTGTCGGCAATGCCGGCAAGTAACGAAGTTGCAGTAAAAAAAGAGGTAAAGCACCGGGCGGTAGAATTGCCTGAGGCAGTAAGTTTTGCCGGCGAGCCCATGCCGCTCGATCGGTTCTATGTAAAAGAATCACTTGACCGCGAACTGTTATCCAACGCCTATTTTCACTCGCAAACCATTCGTTACATAAAACTGGTGCCAAGGTATTTCCATGTTATCGAACCCATTTTAAAGGAACATGGTATTCCTGATGATTTTAAATACCTGGCAGTGGCCGAAAGCGGGTTAAATCCGAGGGCTGTTTCGCCGGCAAGGGCAGTTGGGTTTTGGCAGCTGATGGAAGGAACTGCAAAAGATTATGGCCTTGAGATAAATAGCGAAGTTGACGAACGCTACCACATAGAAAAAGCTACACACGTGGCCTGCGAATACTTAAAAGATGCCTACAAAAAATTTGGTAACTGGACCATGGTAGCCGCAGCCTATAATAGAGGAATGAATGGTATAAACCGCCAAATGGACCGCCAAATGGAAGAGGATTATTACGATTTGCTGATTACCACAGAAACGGCGCGTTACGTGTATCGGATTGTTGCCTTAAAACTTATTCTGGAAAATCCGGAGCGTTATAATTTTTATGTGGCCGAAAACGAAAAATACCCCGTAATTAAAACTAAGAAAGTTGAAATAAAAGGCTCGGTAGACAACTTTGCCGAATTTGCCCACAAACAAGGAGTTAGTTATAAAGTGTTGAAAGATTTTAACCCCTGGCTGAGGGAAAATAATTTAACCTACTCCGGAAGAAAAAGGTATTGGGTTGAAATTCCTGAAAAGTAA
- a CDS encoding phosphoenolpyruvate carboxylase — translation MSNLQILINHLGKPYADLEFLLSCFSEVLVENGEADLAEVMPWISSNNARDIENFTHQHFHMFSVCFQLLNLAETNGAVQQRRKTEEGNSLTAINGLWANSLKILKEKEISPDNIIKTFKEISVQPVLTAHPTEAKRPVILKKYRELYLLLVKRENSMYNSYELEENRNEIKRILSTIWHIDEFYVEKPTVETELDNAIHYFVNVFPEVVQLLNRRLAQAWQYSGFDLNKLLNDNNFPQLKFGTWIGGDRDGHPLVTADVTKKALLKLRLNALIVIKNELNRLADDLSFYFDIAELPDPMRQRFKHLVAETGNENKTLISTSKNEAFKMLVLLFVNKLPVNPEHAEMLDLHDKKGTYTCSKQLAEDLELLKESLLQKKYNDLAYQSVNRAIYFVKTFGFHLAELDIRQNSRYYQLALEQLVEKSNPGNTQQPDWDINEKKSFLTKELKSARPFVQDYSTLATESRNTLECFQLLNTHIRNYSHYSIGSLIVSMTKNASDLLTVYILAREAGLTLFNETMIIKLHVVPLFETIQDLIDSPAILEEYFSYPEVQNSLEYQRKEKNLPVKTQEIMIGYSDSNKDGGILASAWFLYKAQKEIAEVGKKFGIHIKFFHGKGGSISRGAGPIHWFLRSLPHGTLSGHFKITEQGESIEKKYANKINAVYNLELMIAGNTLNTLLHKHLPEDIDEISDIMEFMGQESFTIYTGLLNNNHFLNYYQQATPIDIIEESKIGSRPARRTGKRSFADLRAIPWVFSWGQARYHITSWYGVGSTLEKMKNQFPEKYDKLKKLIPRNQFVRYVLTNVDTSLASTDKQIMELYAGLVTTNETRSEILNQLLQEFEKTQNLMNELLGRPINERRKNHYFSTKLRAEALETLHRYQVNYLEKWRSQAFGNENEKQETLNKLLLSVNAIANAMGTTG, via the coding sequence ATGTCAAATCTGCAAATTTTAATTAACCATTTAGGAAAGCCCTACGCCGATCTTGAATTTTTGTTAAGCTGTTTTAGCGAAGTTTTAGTTGAAAACGGAGAAGCTGATTTAGCTGAAGTTATGCCATGGATAAGCTCAAATAATGCCAGAGATATAGAAAATTTTACACACCAACACTTTCATATGTTTTCGGTTTGTTTTCAGTTGCTCAACCTGGCTGAAACAAATGGAGCTGTGCAACAACGACGAAAAACAGAAGAAGGAAACTCCTTAACCGCCATAAACGGGCTTTGGGCAAACAGCTTAAAAATTCTTAAGGAAAAAGAGATTTCACCCGACAACATTATAAAAACATTTAAAGAAATTTCGGTTCAACCGGTTTTAACGGCACACCCTACCGAAGCAAAACGACCGGTAATTTTAAAAAAATACCGCGAGCTCTACCTACTGCTGGTTAAACGCGAAAACTCGATGTATAACTCGTATGAATTGGAAGAAAACCGTAACGAGATAAAACGTATCCTATCAACCATTTGGCACATTGATGAATTTTATGTGGAAAAACCAACGGTTGAAACAGAACTGGATAATGCCATTCATTATTTTGTAAACGTTTTCCCGGAAGTGGTACAGCTGTTAAACCGCCGACTGGCGCAGGCCTGGCAATACTCGGGTTTTGATTTAAATAAACTACTGAATGATAATAACTTTCCACAATTAAAGTTTGGCACCTGGATTGGTGGCGACCGCGACGGACACCCACTGGTAACTGCTGATGTTACCAAAAAAGCATTGCTAAAGCTGCGGCTAAATGCGCTAATTGTAATTAAAAACGAACTGAACCGACTGGCTGATGACCTGAGTTTTTATTTTGATATTGCAGAGCTGCCAGACCCTATGCGTCAGCGTTTTAAGCATCTGGTTGCAGAAACGGGAAATGAAAATAAAACACTCATTTCTACATCGAAAAACGAAGCCTTTAAGATGTTGGTGCTGTTGTTTGTCAACAAGCTTCCGGTAAACCCGGAGCATGCTGAGATGCTTGACTTGCACGATAAAAAAGGCACTTATACCTGCTCCAAACAATTGGCTGAAGATTTGGAACTATTAAAGGAGTCGTTGCTGCAAAAAAAATATAACGACCTTGCCTATCAATCCGTCAACCGGGCTATTTATTTTGTAAAAACCTTTGGTTTTCATTTAGCCGAACTCGATATCAGGCAAAACAGCCGTTACTACCAGCTGGCTCTTGAACAGTTGGTAGAAAAATCAAATCCGGGAAATACACAACAGCCTGACTGGGACATCAACGAAAAGAAAAGCTTTCTGACTAAAGAATTAAAGTCGGCACGCCCGTTTGTGCAAGATTACAGCACATTAGCTACCGAATCGAGAAATACACTGGAGTGTTTTCAATTACTAAACACGCACATCAGAAATTATTCGCACTACTCCATTGGTTCGCTGATTGTTAGCATGACAAAGAATGCCAGCGATCTTCTTACCGTTTATATTTTGGCCCGCGAAGCAGGATTAACGCTTTTTAATGAAACAATGATTATTAAGCTTCATGTGGTACCTCTTTTTGAAACCATTCAGGATTTGATTGACAGCCCGGCCATTTTAGAGGAATATTTTAGCTACCCGGAAGTACAAAACAGCCTTGAGTACCAGCGAAAAGAAAAGAACCTTCCTGTAAAAACACAGGAAATTATGATAGGTTACAGCGATAGTAATAAAGATGGAGGAATACTGGCCAGTGCCTGGTTTCTTTATAAGGCACAAAAAGAAATTGCGGAGGTTGGAAAAAAGTTTGGAATCCACATTAAGTTTTTCCATGGAAAAGGAGGGTCAATCAGCCGCGGTGCCGGACCAATCCACTGGTTCTTACGTTCGCTCCCACACGGAACACTATCGGGGCATTTTAAAATTACCGAGCAGGGCGAAAGCATTGAAAAGAAATATGCCAATAAAATAAATGCCGTGTATAACCTTGAACTAATGATTGCCGGCAATACCTTAAACACGCTTTTACATAAACATTTGCCTGAAGATATTGATGAAATCTCAGACATTATGGAGTTTATGGGGCAGGAAAGTTTTACAATTTATACCGGCTTGCTTAATAACAACCATTTTTTAAACTATTACCAACAAGCTACACCCATTGATATAATTGAGGAAAGTAAAATTGGGTCCCGTCCGGCGCGACGAACCGGAAAACGCAGTTTTGCCGATTTACGTGCCATCCCCTGGGTATTTAGCTGGGGACAGGCCAGGTACCATATTACCAGTTGGTATGGCGTTGGCTCTACCCTCGAAAAAATGAAAAACCAATTCCCCGAAAAGTATGATAAGCTGAAAAAACTGATTCCGCGTAACCAGTTTGTACGCTACGTACTTACCAATGTTGATACCAGTTTAGCCAGCACCGATAAACAAATAATGGAGCTTTATGCCGGGCTTGTTACAACAAACGAAACAAGATCGGAAATTTTAAATCAGCTATTGCAAGAGTTTGAGAAAACACAAAATTTAATGAATGAACTTTTGGGGCGTCCGATTAACGAGCGGCGCAAAAACCATTATTTCTCGACTAAATTAAGAGCAGAAGCCCTTGAGACACTGCATCGCTACCAGGTGAACTACCTGGAAAAATGGCGTTCTCAAGCGTTCGGCAACGAAAATGAAAAACAAGAAACTTTGAACAAATTACTGCTATCGGTTAATGCCATTGCCAATGCCATGGGAACAACAGGTTAA